From Kogia breviceps isolate mKogBre1 chromosome 2, mKogBre1 haplotype 1, whole genome shotgun sequence, one genomic window encodes:
- the DBI gene encoding acyl-CoA-binding protein, giving the protein MSQAEFEKAAEEVKHLKTKPADDEMLFIYSRYKQATVGDINTERPGMLDLKGKAKWDAWNELKGTSREDAMKAYVDKVEELKNKYGM; this is encoded by the exons ATGTCTCAG GCTGAGTTTGAGAAAGCTGCCGAGGAGGTTAAACACCTCAAGACCAAGCCAGCTGATGATGAGATGCTGTTCATCTACAGCCGCTACAAACAAGCAACTGTGGGTGACATAAATACAG AACGGCCTGGAATGTTGGACCTCAAAGGCAAGGCCAAGTGGGATGCCTGGAATGAGCTGAAAG GGACTTCCAGGGAAGATGCCATGAAAGCTTATGTCGACaaagtagaagaactaaagaacaaatatgGAATGTAA